In the Apteryx mantelli isolate bAptMan1 chromosome 1, bAptMan1.hap1, whole genome shotgun sequence genome, one interval contains:
- the LOC136990994 gene encoding olfactory receptor 52Z1P-like, translating into MADVNHTAFRPGTFLLVGIPGLEKFHLWISLPFFSMYIFALLGNLVLLFTIVREQSLHEPMYLFLSALTVADLLLSTTTVPRMLAIFWFRVGDISFGACIAQVFLIHFISNAESGILVAMAFDRYVAICNPLRYVTLLTHSVIWRLELAAVVRSFCIVLPIVFLLLRLSYCRNRVIPHSYCEHMGVARLACTSIKVNAVYGLTVVLLSAGIDVVFIAVSYGLILRAVFQLPSAGARRKAMSTCSSHLCIILLFYTPAFFSFFTHRFGGHSIPRHVHILLACLYVVVPPMLNPIIYGVNNKQIRETVMSMLSWMGSRRN; encoded by the coding sequence atggcagacgtcaatcacacagccttccggccaggaacattcctccttgttggcatcccaggcctggagaagtttcacctctggatttctctccccttcttctccatgtatatttttgcccttctaggcaacttagtcttgctatttaccatagtgagagaacaaagcctccacgagcctatgtaccttttcctttctgcattaactgtagcagacttgctcttatctaccactacagtgcccaggatgttagctattttctggttcagagtggggGACATCTCTTTTGGTGCATGCATTGCTCAGgtgtttctcattcattttatttctaatgcagagtcaggaattctggtggccatggcctttgatcggtatgttgccatctgcaaccccctgagatatgtgactttattgacccactcagtcatatggagactagagctggcagctgttgtcagaagctTCTGCATTGTCCTCCCGattgtttttctgcttctaaggctgtcttactgcagaaaccgcgttatccctcattcgtactgtgagcacatgggtgtagccagactggcctgcacaagcataaaagtcaatgCTGTGTATGGTTTAACCGTTGTCCTGCTGTCGGCGGGGATAGATGTAGtgttcattgctgtgtcttacggactgattctcagggctgtcttccagctgccctctgcaggtgcccgtcgcaaggctatgagcacctgcagctcccacctctgcatcatcctcctgttctacacgccggcgttcttctcctttttcacgcaccgctttggtggccacagcatcccgcgccacgtccacatcctgctggcctgtctctacgtagtggttccccccatgctaaatcccatcatttatggagtgaacaacaagcagattcgtgagacagtaatgtccatgttgtcttggatgggaagccggagaaactga